One part of the Salvelinus sp. IW2-2015 linkage group LG28, ASM291031v2, whole genome shotgun sequence genome encodes these proteins:
- the sod2 gene encoding superoxide dismutase [Mn], mitochondrial produces MSMLSRVGQVRRCAATLSPVLGTVAARWKHSLPDLTYDYGALEPHINAEIMQLHHSKHHATYVNNLNVTEXKYLEALAKGDVTAQVSLQPALRFNGGGHINHTIFWTNLSPNGSGEPQGELAAAINRDFGSFQALKDKMSAATVAVQGSGWGWLGFNKESGKLRITACPNQDPLQGTTGLVPLLGIDVWEHAYYLQYKNVRPDYVKAIWNVINWENVSERLQAAKK; encoded by the exons ATGAGCATGCTAAGCAGAGTGGGTCAAGTGCGCAG GTGTGCTGCCACCTTGAGCCCGGTCCTGGGCACGGTGGCAGCCAGATGGAAGCACTCGCTCCCTGACCTGACCTATGACTATGGAGCCCTGGAGCCCCACATCAACGCAGAGATCATGCAGCTCCACCACAGCAAGCACCACGCCACCTACGTTAACAACCTCAACGTCACAGAGGAMAAGTACCTGGAGGCACTGGCCAAAG GTGATGTGACAGCACAGGTTTCTCTCCAGCCTGCTCTGAGGTTTAATGGAGGAGGCCACATCAACCACACRATCTTCTGGACAAACCTCTCCCCAAATGGCAGTGGAGAACCACAGG GTGAGCTGGCAGCGGCCATCAACCGTGACTTTGGCTCCTTCCAGGCATTGAAGGACAAGATGTCTGCCGCCACTGTMGCGGTCCAGGGCTCAGGCTGGGGCTGGCTGGGCTTCAACAAGGAGAGCGGGAAGCTCCGTATCACAGCCTGCCCTAATCAAGACCCACTGCAGGGAACCACAG gTCTGGTCCCCCTGCTGGGTATTGATGTGTGGGAGCACGCCTACTATCTACAGTACAAGAATGTCCGACCCGACTACGTCAAAGCAATCTGGAATGTCATCAACTGGGAGAATGTGAGCGAGCGCCTCCAGGCCGCCAAAAAGTAG